A stretch of the Candidatus Neomarinimicrobiota bacterium genome encodes the following:
- the sufB gene encoding Fe-S cluster assembly protein SufB — MSDESQTIEKLTSQEYKYGFVTDIEQETLPPGLDEDVIRRISAKKHEPQFLLQWRLKAYRHWRKLYAERGEPHWAHVNYPPIDYQSIVYYAAPKMQPTYKSLNEVDPKLLETYEKLGIPLQEQKRLAGVAVDAVFDSVSVATTFQEALAEAGVIFCPFSEAVQQYPELVKKYLGSVVPPTDNFFAALNSAVFSDGSFVYIPRGVRCPMELSTYFRINAAMTGQFERTLIIADEASYVSYLEGCTAPMRDENQLHAAVVELIALDNAEIKYSTVQNWYPGDKQGQGGIYNFVTKRGAARGINSKISWTQVETGSAITWKYPGCILQGDNSIGEFYSVALTNNYQQADTGTKMIH; from the coding sequence ATGAGTGATGAATCCCAGACTATTGAAAAGCTGACCAGCCAGGAATACAAGTACGGCTTCGTCACTGATATCGAGCAGGAGACCCTCCCGCCCGGCCTGGACGAAGACGTCATCCGGCGGATCTCGGCCAAGAAGCACGAGCCGCAGTTCCTGCTTCAGTGGCGGCTGAAGGCTTACCGACATTGGCGCAAACTGTACGCGGAACGGGGTGAGCCCCACTGGGCCCATGTTAACTACCCACCTATCGATTACCAGAGCATCGTCTACTATGCGGCCCCCAAGATGCAGCCCACCTACAAAAGCCTGAACGAGGTGGACCCCAAGCTCCTCGAGACTTACGAGAAGCTGGGCATTCCCCTGCAGGAGCAGAAGCGCCTGGCGGGGGTAGCCGTTGACGCCGTCTTTGACAGTGTTTCGGTGGCCACTACTTTCCAGGAGGCGCTGGCCGAAGCGGGGGTCATCTTCTGTCCCTTTTCCGAAGCCGTACAGCAGTATCCCGAGCTGGTGAAGAAGTACCTGGGCTCAGTGGTGCCACCCACAGACAACTTCTTCGCCGCCCTGAACTCGGCGGTCTTCAGCGACGGCTCGTTTGTCTATATCCCCAGGGGGGTGCGCTGCCCCATGGAACTGTCCACCTATTTCCGCATTAATGCGGCCATGACGGGGCAGTTCGAACGCACACTGATCATAGCCGATGAGGCCAGCTACGTGAGCTACCTGGAAGGCTGCACCGCTCCCATGCGCGATGAGAACCAGCTGCACGCCGCGGTGGTGGAACTCATCGCTCTGGACAATGCCGAGATCAAGTACTCCACCGTCCAGAACTGGTACCCCGGCGATAAGCAGGGCCAGGGCGGAATCTACAACTTTGTCACTAAAAGGGGTGCTGCCCGGGGGATCAATTCCAAGATCTCCTGGACCCAGGTGGAGACCGGCTCCGCCATCACCTGGAAGTACCCCGGCTGTATCCTGCAGGGCGATAATTCGATCGGTGAGTTCTATTCGGTTGCGCTCACCAATAACTACCAGCAGGCGGATACCGGTACCAAGATGATCCAC
- a CDS encoding Rrf2 family transcriptional regulator has protein sequence MLKITRKTEYALMALGHLSQAASEDITKVREIADTYDIPFPVMAKVMQRLAHKGFVEPIQGAQGGYRLRADLADVNLWQFLERMEGPLGIVDCVSEDDCTQMGSCNIRNPMQVIDHTLKSVFTRLTLEHVIRPYLLRRDSA, from the coding sequence ATGCTTAAAATAACACGCAAAACCGAGTATGCCCTCATGGCCCTCGGCCACCTGAGCCAGGCTGCGAGCGAGGACATCACCAAGGTGCGGGAAATCGCCGACACCTATGATATACCTTTTCCGGTTATGGCTAAAGTAATGCAGCGGCTGGCCCACAAAGGCTTCGTGGAGCCCATCCAGGGTGCGCAGGGCGGGTACCGGCTCAGAGCCGATCTCGCAGACGTGAATCTGTGGCAATTCCTCGAAAGGATGGAAGGGCCGTTGGGCATTGTTGATTGTGTAAGTGAAGATGACTGCACCCAGATGGGCTCCTGTAATATTCGAAATCCCATGCAAGTAATCGATCACACCCTCAAGTCGGTCTTCACCCGCCTCACGCTTGAGCACGTGATCCGGCCCTACCTGCTCCGGCGGGACTCGGCCTAG